One stretch of Candidatus Dadabacteria bacterium DNA includes these proteins:
- a CDS encoding type II toxin-antitoxin system MqsA family antitoxin, with protein sequence MKKDLRCPICEEGNLSERVGKNRVDYKGKVTELDSHFSVCDSCGSEQASAQQVRMNKRYMVAFKKQVDGLLTGSEVRSVREKLGLTQSDAAKIFGGGPVAFSKYEADDVTQSEAMDKLLCVAMEVPGAFDYLVKRIDCYKKTGEPRSYYDQYKALTEV encoded by the coding sequence ATGAAAAAAGATTTGCGGTGCCCGATTTGCGAAGAAGGCAATCTGAGTGAGAGGGTTGGTAAAAATCGCGTGGATTATAAGGGCAAGGTCACTGAATTAGACTCACACTTTTCCGTGTGTGACTCTTGTGGTTCCGAGCAGGCCAGCGCTCAGCAGGTGCGTATGAACAAACGGTACATGGTAGCGTTTAAGAAGCAGGTCGACGGACTATTGACAGGCTCTGAAGTCAGATCTGTCCGGGAGAAACTGGGACTTACACAATCGGATGCCGCCAAGATCTTTGGCGGGGGCCCAGTCGCGTTTTCGAAATATGAAGCCGATGACGTTACCCAGTCGGAAGCAATGGACAAACTGCTGTGTGTTGCCATGGAAGTTCCTGGGGCGTTTGATTATCTAGTGAAGCGGATTGACTGCTACAAGAAAACGGGGGAACCTCGTTCGTACTACGACCAGTATAAGGCTTTGACTGAGGTATGA
- a CDS encoding arginine decarboxylase, pyruvoyl-dependent, translating into MTPTKAFVTKGVGKHKKKLSSFELALRNAGIAQFNLVKVSSIFPPGCQLVSRKQGLTMLSPGQIAFVVMSENSTNEPSRLIAASTGLAIPKDKTHYGYISEHHSYGQKETLAGEYAEDLAAYMLATTLNAPFDPDKSYDEQKDIWEISGHKVKSRNVTQTAVGDKNGLWTTVLTAVVFCSYEAKALS; encoded by the coding sequence TTGACCCCTACAAAAGCTTTTGTAACCAAGGGCGTGGGCAAGCATAAGAAAAAGCTCTCAAGCTTTGAGCTTGCTCTAAGGAACGCGGGTATCGCACAGTTCAATCTGGTCAAGGTTTCAAGCATATTCCCCCCAGGCTGTCAACTGGTAAGCAGAAAACAGGGACTCACCATGCTCTCCCCCGGGCAGATAGCGTTTGTGGTAATGAGCGAGAATTCCACAAACGAGCCCAGCAGGCTCATCGCCGCATCCACCGGCCTCGCGATCCCTAAGGATAAAACGCACTACGGATACATCTCGGAACACCACAGCTACGGGCAGAAAGAGACCCTCGCGGGAGAATACGCCGAGGATCTTGCCGCCTACATGCTCGCCACCACGCTTAACGCCCCCTTTGACCCCGATAAAAGTTACGACGAGCAGAAGGACATATGGGAGATAAGCGGGCACAAGGTAAAAAGCAGAAACGTAACGCAGACCGCGGTAGGAGATAAAAACGGGCTCTGGACGACGGTTCTCACCGCGGTGGTTTTCTGCTCGTATGAAGCAAAAGCGCTCAGCTAG
- the recN gene encoding DNA repair protein RecN, with amino-acid sequence MLVELRLKNFAIIDEISINFGANLNIITGETGTGKSLIVDAINVILGDKFTADHVKSADRQTSVEALFEVPGDCGIGEKLEELGIGDQEGELLIKRVFNPGGRNRIYINGSMATLGTLSRVTDGLVNMFGQHEHQSLLKKSNYLSYIDAFSQLEHEVSEYKASYTELVRAENELEALRKKEQEGTEKEDYLRFQAEEIKKVSPAPNEDSELEAERVRLENSERFSSSLASATGLVYEGESSAVGFLKQALLDLERVSDLDSSLGELRDRIAAVLIETEDVFYGLSEFAGKIEHNPQRLEEVLSRLEEISRLKRKHGDSIEEIIKKQHEIESELEGLSNSAERLEEVERRRDSLREEVSAVASSISAARKAGAGRLQDLFSEQAESVGLKNARFEVEFSEKDLSGDGKDSVQFLFSANPGQPLRSVNRVASGGELSRIMLLLKSFVSTGDAGSIFIFDEVDAGIGGVVAESIGRKIKNLSDQSQVVCITHLPQVAKFADTHLLVAKEFGDGETDVSVDVLGEEERVVEIGRMLAGESVSEKTFEVARELIKGAVHDNLL; translated from the coding sequence ATGCTTGTTGAACTCAGGCTTAAGAATTTTGCCATAATAGACGAAATTTCCATCAATTTCGGGGCAAATCTGAACATAATTACCGGAGAGACGGGCACTGGGAAATCCCTGATTGTCGATGCCATAAACGTAATCCTCGGTGACAAGTTTACTGCGGACCACGTAAAATCAGCCGACAGGCAGACATCGGTAGAAGCCCTTTTCGAGGTTCCCGGCGATTGCGGTATCGGGGAAAAGCTTGAGGAGCTGGGTATCGGGGATCAGGAGGGCGAGCTTCTAATAAAAAGGGTTTTTAACCCGGGCGGGAGGAACAGGATTTATATAAACGGTTCGATGGCGACGCTCGGGACGCTCTCTCGGGTGACCGACGGGCTTGTTAACATGTTCGGTCAGCATGAACACCAGAGTCTTCTTAAGAAAAGCAATTATTTAAGTTATATAGACGCTTTTTCTCAACTTGAACATGAAGTCTCCGAATACAAAGCCTCCTACACAGAACTCGTCCGCGCGGAGAATGAACTTGAGGCGCTCAGGAAAAAAGAGCAGGAAGGGACGGAAAAAGAGGATTATCTGAGATTCCAGGCTGAAGAGATAAAAAAGGTTTCCCCGGCGCCGAACGAGGATTCCGAGCTTGAGGCGGAGAGGGTGAGGCTTGAGAACTCAGAGAGGTTCTCATCTTCGCTCGCAAGCGCGACCGGGCTTGTGTACGAGGGAGAGAGCTCGGCGGTTGGTTTTCTAAAGCAGGCCCTTTTGGATCTTGAGCGGGTTTCAGACCTTGATTCATCTCTCGGGGAGCTTCGCGACAGGATCGCGGCCGTACTCATAGAGACCGAGGATGTCTTCTACGGTCTGAGTGAATTCGCGGGAAAGATAGAACACAACCCCCAGAGGCTTGAAGAGGTGCTCTCGAGGCTTGAAGAGATAAGCAGGCTTAAGCGAAAGCACGGGGATTCGATCGAGGAGATAATAAAAAAGCAGCACGAGATCGAATCCGAGCTTGAAGGCCTTTCGAATTCGGCAGAGAGGCTTGAGGAAGTCGAGCGAAGAAGGGATTCCCTGAGGGAAGAAGTTTCCGCTGTCGCCTCTTCAATATCGGCCGCAAGAAAAGCGGGAGCCGGGCGGCTTCAGGATCTTTTCTCCGAGCAGGCAGAGTCGGTCGGGCTTAAAAACGCCCGTTTCGAGGTGGAATTCTCGGAAAAGGACCTCTCGGGGGACGGCAAAGACAGCGTGCAGTTCCTTTTCTCAGCCAACCCGGGGCAGCCCCTCAGGTCCGTTAACAGGGTCGCTTCAGGCGGAGAACTCTCAAGAATAATGCTTCTGCTTAAAAGTTTCGTTTCCACCGGTGATGCCGGATCGATCTTCATATTCGACGAGGTGGATGCTGGCATAGGGGGAGTTGTTGCTGAGAGCATAGGAAGAAAAATAAAAAATCTCTCGGATCAAAGCCAGGTAGTGTGCATAACGCACCTTCCTCAGGTTGCGAAATTCGCTGACACCCACCTACTTGTGGCGAAGGAGTTTGGCGACGGTGAAACGGATGTCTCGGTTGATGTCCTCGGTGAGGAGGAGAGGGTAGTGGAAATTGGCAGGATGCTCGCTGGAGAGAGTGTTTCTGAAAAGACTTTTGAAGTTGCCCGTGAGCTTATAAAAGGAGCCGTTCACGATAATCTCTTGTAA
- a CDS encoding glutamate-5-semialdehyde dehydrogenase gives MSPAELICGIAENSRKASRTLASAPSSKKNDFLLRFAELLVGETDNLLSENAKDVSDAEEKGLSAALVDRLRLNSSRISSLADGLREIAELPDPVGKISAKWDRPNGLSVEKKRIPLGVIGIIYESRPGVTADAAGLCVKSGNSVILRGGSETIRSNLAISRLMADSLSQSGLSPYTAQVVPVADRDVVTEMLKLEDKIDLIIPRGGEGLIRFVAENSRIPVLKHYKGVCHVYVDEHADLGMAEEICRNAKVQRPGVCNSMETMLVHSSVARDFLPVAIERLEEEGVTIKGCENTRKLVPHVAPAEEEDWYEEYLDLVLNVRVVSTIDEAIDHIQTYGSMHTDAIVTKHAENSSKFIKEVDSSAVMVNTSTRFNDGFQLGLGAEIGISTSKLHAFGPMGLEELTTSKFVVTGTGQVRN, from the coding sequence ATGAGTCCTGCAGAGCTGATCTGCGGTATTGCGGAGAATTCAAGAAAAGCCTCAAGAACCCTGGCTTCCGCCCCGTCTTCCAAGAAAAATGACTTTCTCCTGCGCTTCGCGGAACTTCTGGTAGGGGAAACCGATAATCTGCTCTCGGAAAACGCGAAGGATGTTTCCGACGCCGAGGAAAAAGGTCTCTCGGCCGCCCTCGTGGACCGCCTGAGGCTTAACTCCTCGAGGATAAGTTCCCTGGCCGACGGACTGCGGGAGATAGCGGAGCTTCCCGACCCCGTGGGCAAGATATCGGCAAAGTGGGACAGGCCGAACGGGCTTTCCGTCGAGAAAAAAAGAATTCCCCTGGGCGTTATAGGAATTATCTATGAGTCAAGGCCGGGCGTTACGGCCGACGCCGCGGGACTCTGCGTTAAATCCGGCAATTCCGTAATTCTCCGCGGCGGTTCGGAAACGATAAGATCGAACCTCGCCATCTCCCGGCTCATGGCCGATTCCCTCTCCCAAAGCGGCCTTTCGCCGTACACAGCCCAGGTCGTCCCGGTCGCTGACAGGGATGTCGTGACCGAGATGCTCAAGCTTGAGGACAAAATAGATCTCATTATTCCCAGGGGAGGGGAGGGGCTTATAAGGTTTGTCGCAGAGAACTCAAGGATTCCGGTTCTCAAGCACTACAAGGGAGTCTGCCACGTTTACGTGGACGAGCATGCGGACCTCGGGATGGCCGAGGAGATCTGCCGGAACGCGAAGGTCCAGAGACCCGGCGTGTGCAACTCAATGGAGACAATGCTTGTGCACTCCTCCGTGGCGCGTGATTTCCTGCCCGTTGCGATAGAGAGGCTTGAGGAAGAAGGAGTCACAATAAAGGGCTGCGAGAACACCAGGAAACTTGTTCCCCACGTGGCTCCGGCGGAAGAAGAGGACTGGTACGAGGAGTATCTTGACCTTGTCCTTAACGTAAGAGTCGTTTCGACGATTGACGAGGCTATAGACCACATACAGACTTACGGCTCCATGCATACTGACGCCATAGTTACGAAACACGCTGAAAACTCTTCGAAATTCATAAAAGAAGTGGACTCCTCCGCGGTCATGGTCAATACGTCGACCAGGTTCAATGACGGTTTCCAGCTGGGTCTTGGCGCTGAAATAGGCATAAGCACTTCAAAACTGCATGCGTTCGGCCCAATGGGGCTTGAGGAACTGACCACTTCGAAATTCGTGGTAACGGGAACTGGTCAGGTAAGAAACTGA
- the cysC gene encoding adenylyl-sulfate kinase: MERFVIPHQHEITKEDRRRLNGHGSLILWFTGLPSSGKSTLANEIEKELIQRNHRTYILDGDNVRMGLCKDLGFSAEDREENIRRIGEVSKLFMDAGVLVLSAFVSPYRADRDAIRELVEEGEFVEVFVDCSVEQCEQRDVKGLYKKAREGVIKGFTGIDDPYEEPSSPEIVVDTEKHTIEECKQQILDYLVARDVVNMG; encoded by the coding sequence ATGGAAAGGTTTGTTATTCCCCATCAGCATGAAATCACTAAAGAGGACAGAAGAAGGCTGAACGGCCACGGTTCTCTGATTCTATGGTTCACCGGGCTTCCGAGTTCCGGAAAATCCACTCTTGCCAACGAAATCGAAAAAGAACTCATACAGCGAAACCACCGCACCTACATACTGGACGGAGACAATGTCAGGATGGGCCTCTGCAAGGATCTTGGTTTTTCCGCCGAGGACCGCGAGGAGAATATAAGGAGAATAGGGGAGGTGTCGAAACTTTTCATGGACGCGGGAGTTCTTGTCCTCTCCGCCTTTGTTTCTCCTTACCGCGCCGACCGTGACGCGATAAGGGAGCTTGTTGAGGAAGGAGAGTTCGTCGAGGTATTCGTCGACTGCTCCGTTGAGCAGTGCGAGCAGCGGGACGTAAAGGGGCTTTACAAGAAGGCGAGAGAGGGTGTTATAAAGGGATTTACGGGAATTGACGATCCGTACGAGGAGCCCTCAAGCCCAGAAATCGTGGTCGATACGGAGAAACACACAATCGAGGAGTGCAAGCAGCAGATACTCGATTACCTGGTCGCGCGCGATGTGGTGAACATGGGATAG
- the ndk gene encoding nucleoside-diphosphate kinase: MERTLSIVKPDGVGANLIGEVLRRFEEKGISVVALRMIHLSKKQAEGFYNVHRERPFFSSLTDFMSSGPCVVMVLEGEDAISRARAIMGATNPEQADPGTIRKDFASGIEKNIVHGSDSPESAAYEIRYFFSELEINSR, encoded by the coding sequence ATGGAAAGAACATTGTCAATAGTAAAGCCTGACGGAGTCGGAGCGAACCTCATCGGTGAAGTTCTTCGAAGGTTCGAGGAGAAGGGGATAAGCGTCGTCGCGCTCAGGATGATACACCTTTCAAAAAAACAGGCAGAGGGGTTCTACAACGTGCACAGGGAAAGACCTTTTTTCTCAAGCCTCACGGACTTTATGTCCTCGGGACCGTGCGTGGTAATGGTTCTTGAGGGGGAAGACGCCATATCCAGGGCAAGAGCGATCATGGGCGCCACGAACCCCGAGCAGGCGGACCCTGGAACCATAAGAAAGGATTTCGCGTCTGGCATAGAAAAGAACATAGTGCACGGGTCAGATTCTCCGGAATCGGCCGCCTACGAAATAAGATATTTTTTCAGCGAGCTTGAAATAAACAGCCGATAG
- the holA gene encoding DNA polymerase III subunit delta translates to MPSGKSIDIHPVTVLKSTQTLLVEDFIEELKKELSADSPKLLVESKNLDDTSLQEIVEDARTLPMFHEKKLIVAKGYDDLKKDDLDLLNEYAGAPASSSVLVLLSGGTRKAKTKPAKGIKLVDLDGGSKPEQEIRRLGQRLGISLTPGAVSFVKTMLGEDMNMIKNELGKISFYVDGKKPVGEKELRGLIEKRSTENVFSLSTALSNRDLKGSLRILRELERNREDPLSILYMIAWRFRQIFKVSQHLREGKSDEAIAKAIKTSRGAVFYLKKSVRNFRENDFGRILGLIEETDFGIKNSSGDNYVLLEKLLLGICSRET, encoded by the coding sequence GTGCCTTCTGGGAAAAGCATCGACATCCATCCGGTCACCGTACTTAAAAGCACGCAGACTCTTCTCGTCGAGGACTTTATCGAGGAGCTTAAGAAGGAACTCTCGGCGGACTCTCCCAAGCTGCTGGTTGAGAGCAAAAACCTCGACGATACGTCCCTTCAGGAAATAGTCGAGGACGCGAGGACTCTCCCCATGTTCCACGAGAAAAAGCTGATCGTGGCGAAGGGATATGACGACCTTAAAAAAGACGATCTCGATCTTCTAAACGAATACGCCGGGGCCCCGGCCTCTTCCTCCGTGCTGGTCCTGCTCTCCGGGGGGACCCGGAAGGCCAAGACAAAGCCCGCAAAAGGTATAAAGCTTGTCGATCTTGACGGCGGGAGCAAACCCGAGCAGGAAATAAGACGCCTCGGGCAAAGACTCGGGATCTCCCTTACTCCCGGGGCGGTGAGTTTCGTAAAAACCATGCTCGGCGAAGACATGAACATGATTAAGAACGAGCTTGGGAAAATATCCTTCTACGTTGACGGGAAAAAACCCGTAGGCGAGAAGGAGTTAAGGGGGCTTATCGAGAAACGCAGCACCGAGAACGTGTTTTCCCTCTCGACCGCTCTTTCAAACAGGGACCTCAAGGGGTCTCTCAGGATACTGCGGGAACTTGAGAGAAACAGGGAGGACCCCCTCTCCATACTCTATATGATAGCCTGGAGATTCCGCCAGATATTCAAGGTGTCGCAGCATCTTCGGGAAGGGAAATCCGATGAAGCCATCGCCAAGGCCATAAAAACGTCCCGCGGGGCCGTCTTTTACCTTAAAAAAAGCGTGCGCAACTTCAGGGAAAACGATTTCGGCAGGATACTTGGGCTCATAGAGGAAACGGACTTCGGAATCAAGAACAGTTCCGGGGATAACTACGTACTTCTTGAAAAACTCCTTCTTGGAATCTGCTCGCGGGAAACCTAG
- the rpsT gene encoding 30S ribosomal protein S20 gives MGLRTKSAQKKHRQNLKRRERNRFVTSTLKTKIKRYSEAIGSEDLEKSQALLKELVSLTDKAATKGVIHKKKASRYVSRFSKKLSDLSQSAGS, from the coding sequence ATGGGCCTTAGAACGAAATCGGCGCAGAAAAAGCATCGCCAGAACCTGAAAAGACGGGAGAGAAACAGGTTCGTAACGTCCACCCTTAAAACCAAGATAAAGCGTTACTCGGAAGCTATTGGAAGCGAGGATCTCGAGAAATCGCAGGCTCTTCTCAAGGAACTGGTTTCCCTTACCGACAAGGCCGCCACGAAAGGGGTTATCCACAAGAAAAAAGCCTCAAGATACGTATCGAGGTTCTCAAAGAAGCTTTCAGATCTCAGCCAGAGCGCTGGCTCCTAG
- a CDS encoding N-acetyltransferase has product MNSDLEGIEELLLEAFPSPSEAELVRQLREDGDVVFSLVAVEAEEVIGQALFSKLLAPSGALALGPVAVTESRRRRGIAATLIEDGLKRARDDGWTAVVVLGDPPYYQRFGFSQETVKNMSCRYAGPYLMGLALAGRGFKGARIEYAHAFSKLS; this is encoded by the coding sequence ATGAACAGTGACCTGGAGGGGATTGAAGAACTTCTGCTTGAGGCCTTCCCCTCTCCTTCTGAAGCGGAGCTCGTGCGACAGTTGCGGGAAGACGGCGATGTGGTATTCTCCCTAGTCGCCGTAGAAGCTGAGGAAGTCATCGGCCAGGCCCTTTTCTCCAAACTGCTCGCGCCATCCGGCGCATTGGCCCTGGGTCCGGTCGCAGTTACAGAGAGCAGACGCCGCCGGGGGATTGCCGCTACCCTGATCGAGGACGGGCTCAAACGGGCAAGGGATGATGGCTGGACGGCGGTCGTAGTACTTGGCGACCCGCCCTATTACCAGCGTTTTGGATTCAGCCAAGAGACTGTAAAGAACATGTCATGCCGATATGCCGGACCTTACCTGATGGGACTGGCTCTCGCGGGAAGAGGCTTCAAGGGAGCGCGCATCGAATACGCACACGCCTTCTCAAAGCTGTCATAA
- the lpdA gene encoding dihydrolipoyl dehydrogenase, whose protein sequence is MERVVTEVAVIGAGPGGYPAAFALADKGKKVTLIDPELNPGGVCLYRGCIPSKALLHAAKVAEEARDAADFGLSYGEPEIDPEKLFSWKDEVVSKLTGGLRTLVRARKVNYLRGRASFTSSGTLRVVTASGEEREVVFENAIISTGSVSRRIPGVDFGSPNVVDSDGALSLGEIPKTLLVVGGGYIGLELGTFFSSLGTEVTVVEMLSGLVQGVDRDLAAVLKKRLDRKFRSIMLETKLVSISELDNEVQVSFEVDGKSFQEKYEKVLISVGRVPNTEGLGLENTRVEVDGKGFIETDSQRKTADPAIFAIGDVAGEPMLAHKATYEAKIVAEVITGAKTHYDPRAVPAVIFTDPEIAWCGITESEAREAGMEVNVSKFPWAASGRALTLNRTDGLTKLITDKGTGRVVGVGIVGPQAGELISESVLAIEMGATAEDIAFSIHPHPTLTETIMEAAEGIYGASTHIMKRRPRKKSR, encoded by the coding sequence ATGGAGAGAGTGGTAACGGAAGTAGCGGTAATAGGGGCGGGCCCCGGGGGATATCCCGCGGCGTTTGCCCTCGCCGACAAGGGAAAGAAAGTAACGCTTATAGATCCTGAGCTAAACCCCGGAGGAGTCTGTCTCTACAGGGGATGTATACCTTCAAAGGCCCTTTTGCACGCGGCGAAGGTGGCCGAGGAGGCAAGGGACGCGGCGGATTTCGGCCTTAGCTACGGAGAACCGGAGATCGACCCCGAGAAGCTTTTTTCGTGGAAAGACGAGGTGGTCTCCAAGCTCACGGGCGGGCTTCGCACGCTTGTTAGGGCGAGAAAAGTGAATTACCTGCGGGGAAGGGCGTCTTTTACCTCTTCCGGCACCCTTCGCGTTGTAACGGCTTCCGGCGAGGAGCGGGAAGTAGTGTTCGAAAATGCCATTATCTCCACAGGTTCCGTTTCGAGGAGAATACCGGGAGTGGATTTCGGTTCCCCGAACGTGGTCGATTCCGACGGCGCTTTGTCCCTAGGGGAGATTCCGAAAACCCTGCTTGTGGTGGGCGGAGGTTACATAGGCCTTGAGCTTGGAACGTTTTTCTCTTCTCTCGGCACCGAGGTCACGGTTGTCGAGATGCTTTCCGGGCTCGTACAGGGGGTTGACAGGGATCTTGCGGCGGTGCTTAAAAAGAGGCTCGATCGGAAATTCCGCTCCATAATGCTTGAAACAAAATTAGTTTCTATAAGTGAGTTAGACAACGAAGTTCAAGTTTCATTTGAAGTCGATGGGAAAAGCTTCCAGGAGAAATACGAAAAGGTCCTGATCTCGGTCGGAAGAGTACCGAACACGGAAGGTCTCGGCCTTGAAAACACCCGGGTCGAGGTGGACGGGAAGGGCTTTATAGAGACGGACTCCCAGAGAAAAACGGCCGATCCGGCGATTTTTGCAATCGGGGATGTTGCCGGGGAACCCATGCTTGCCCACAAGGCGACGTATGAAGCCAAGATCGTGGCCGAGGTCATAACCGGGGCCAAGACCCACTATGACCCTAGGGCCGTTCCGGCGGTAATCTTTACCGATCCCGAAATCGCCTGGTGCGGGATTACTGAAAGCGAGGCTAGGGAAGCAGGGATGGAAGTGAATGTGTCTAAATTTCCGTGGGCTGCATCGGGCAGGGCCCTTACGCTTAACAGGACCGATGGCCTGACGAAGCTCATAACCGATAAGGGGACCGGGAGGGTGGTCGGCGTCGGAATTGTTGGACCGCAAGCGGGGGAGTTAATATCGGAATCCGTGCTGGCAATTGAAATGGGCGCGACTGCTGAGGATATAGCTTTTTCAATACATCCTCACCCAACCCTGACCGAGACCATTATGGAAGCGGCAGAAGGCATATACGGGGCAAGCACTCACATTATGAAAAGGCGTCCGAGAAAGAAGTCACGGTAG